ttttgtgtatttttgtgaagcttttattttgcagGTGCCCATATGGGCTTTTTTCCATGTGTTCTCACCACACCACTAAGCTCATCATACTGAACCAACCGAGGCATCTTATTCTTTAACTGTCTAGAACACTATAAAATAGCAGAGCAACTCATTTTAGGTCAATAGAGTCAGTGCTATTATATTGCCCCTTAAGCCTAAGCTATCTTTTTATAATCATTAACCTTccatagagagcgagagatgatGATAATTTACAGAAAATCCTGAGAGGTGGATTGCTTGAAAGAGGGGAATATTGTAGTTAGATGAGCAGTTTAGGTTGTCTGCAGGGCATGTGAAATGATAAGTACCCAGTAGGAGGGACTGGGAATGACTACACAGAAAGATGGCCATTAATAAATGCAGCGTTAAGTGTGTTGTTGCTAAAGGCTTCTGCCCACTAGTGTAGTGAGATTAGATTTATCACGGCGTGCCTCCTCAGGGTGCAGCACCATGCTGATGGATTTATAGAgcatataattgtgtgtgtgtgtgtgttttgtttttttaaaatatctttttggTAGCAAATATAGGAATATCTGATTGTTTTCACATTGGAGGGCATTTGATTAAGCTGATATTTCCTACACAGGGAAATCGGCTTGTTTTTCGAAACGAAaagtttaataattatttcagcGGTAGGTTCTCACGAGGAGAGTAGGacaaatgtgttcagtggtcagtgcagccttttttttttactaactatAAATCAaccagtgtaataaataaagcctGTTTAAATAGCAGGCAAAGACTACAGTAAATAACAGCTTACTTCCCCTTCTACCTTCTTCCTTTCTCCCTCTATACCTCCCTCCCTCCCGCACTCCCTCACTCAATTCCAATTTTCCCTTGATATCTGTACCGTTAAGGTCTTCGCTGTTGTTTGTACAGACATCTCTGACTGACATCTCTCTACTTGTGATGGCTTGTAATTtcacattttcaaaatttgCTGTATTTGTAACCGATGCTCAGAATTGCCCATGTTCACTGTCTGAGTGTTGGGTGACATCTTTACTGTGTGTAATCGTACACTAGACAGGTGTTTCACCACAGAGCATTCCTGTGCTGGAAGGAGTATTTGCCTAATGAAGCGTTTagccttttatatttttatttgtgacaTGCCTGGAGTCTAGGAGTTAATGCAGGCACACTTCTTGTGacgttgtttgtgtgtatgggtgCACGCATGTGGAGTTCTGTTCAGAACCTGGATcatgtttaaatatacacagtGTGTACTGATTACCTCCTGGGGGAACAGTGGAACTGCAGGAAGTCAGaataattttaatgtaaattttgtGCTaagtcaccacacacactctctctctcacacacacacgcacacacacacacacacatacagagctcTGCATCTTTGCAGGATCAataatcttttctttcttgtccTTCTGTTGTCGTTCATCAcctgtatttaataaatcagtttacgcaaaataataaacattaaaatacattaaaaattattttccatGTCAATTTTCTTCTCGATATATTATATTAAGGTCTTTTATCATCGTATATTTTGTTTCACAAGTTGTAACTACCACAAAAACGAATGACACTTTAattgttaaatttgatgtagCATTTgcaaaaatgaatcaaaatgttATCAATATTGTTTGGGATTTCGATAAAGACAATATGTTTACAGGGcttttatctttatttcagTAGCACTTCAATAATGTCTCTGGTCAATTTTGACCAAACAGTATCAAAAGGTCCAAGAAGTGAACATAACGCAAGGTTTAATTATACAATCTGAGGTTGTTCTTCACCTTTCTAACAAtatcagtgtattgtgttttctttgcatttttgaTTACATGCTCTGAATAATTGCATCACAAAATATTATTCAGTGAATTCTCTGTGTTCATGGCTCTCAGATGAAGGTCAGCACTTCACTCTATATTGATTACTGTCCAGCTTTGGGCAATAGAAGTTCTGTTTGTGTTCCACTGTGAATCAATAGCTAATTGGTCTTGGACATAGAGAAATTAAGCATGGCCTGTGGCATCTGTATCTATGATAAGAATGtgatttctatattttctgGTGTAAGTTTGTGTCAAAATGCTTAGAAATGAATAGTGTTCAGAATTTTTGTTGTATGCTATAATGAAACTTTCATTTCCTCATTCAGTGACGGTTCAGGTGATGTGCTTTCATGAGAAGTGCTGACAATGTGTCTACTTCTCTCATTTAAAGCCtgaatctttgttttttttctcgtAGGCAGGAAGCCCGACTTCTGTGAACGCCCCATGTGGCTTTTCTCGAACTTCTGTCACGCCTTCAAACCAGGACATCTGCAGGTACCACCTAACTTGCCCGTATTTTTAAAACGAGCTTCTTCATGTGCTGCCGTGTGTCCTCATATCGTCAAAGCAGGTAGTTCTCTGCATTAGAAATGAAAATTATAAGGCAAGTAACCTGCTGAGGTCAAAGTTTTCTGCTGcttttgtgagtttttttttttttgtcatttacttTGTTCAGCTCACAGTTCTCATGCTGTGTATTGCATGTTGCATGTCTATGATTCATTAttctttttgctttctttcgCCCCTTCTCtggccttgtttttttttttttttttttgtcttgctgtGCAGTTCTAATGCTTGTGCTCCAGCTCAGGAGCAGGTCTCTCAGAATCCCGCACAGACTGCTGTGGTTTTGCTCAATTCCACTGATAAATGCTGGCCACCACAGAGCATCACTATGACAACTCTCTGTCTTGAGTCATCCATCAAacccaaaaataaatctgtctttGGAGCCGAGTGGCTGTCACTGTTAAAGCCCTCGGTCAACCTCAGGCCGCACGACAGAACGCTCAAGTTCTCCAAGTCCCTCAACGATGTGGCTCAGAAGATGGACGGTCTGTGCAGCCTGCACTTCGCTGAACGCACATGCTCAGATGGCGAGTTGCGCTCTGATACTAAAGGAGATGCAGAATGTGGGCACCAGGCCAAGTCTCTCGTGGTCAAGTTGAATCACCTGCCTCCTCTATACCCCTCTCAGCACACCTCCTACTCCACCACATATAGCTATGCGAGTGCTCACCCTTCTGACATGCAGAAAAGCTCCAATCTGCTACGCTTCTTCTTCCCATTCTCACGCTCCTCCACAGCGGGCAGCTTGCCTTTGGGCGAGCTGGCCTCCTGTGCCAAGCCATCCAGTGCCTTGCTGGTGAATGAGGTATGCAGTGAGGAGATGGGTGATGACGATGTGTTTGAGGAGGAATACTCGGGATGGAGGCTGAAGGCTGGGGAGCAGCACGCTCCTCTCTGCTCTCTGGAGGAAGATGGAGATCTGGATCGCTGCTTCTCACCACTGATGGAGAAAACAGGTCCACCCTCGCCGTACTCTCTGACTGGGGATTGCTGCAGGTTGGTGAGGTTTCTCCTCTCCGACTCAGCCCAATTACTCATGTGCCCTGTCTGTAGAAAAGTGCTCCATCTCTAGAACCCCATCATCCTTCCTGCCTTTCCAAAAGTCCCCAATATCCCTGTGGCTCCACATATTTAAACCCCATATGCTGCACTGCTGCTGTGCTGACTCTTACATTTCTATTCCTCTGCTCATTAGAGTCAGTTCGAAAAGCAATCCAGTAATctgtaacattttattttccttacaTAGTAAAGAAAGATTGATTATGCTGATTTGGCCACATTGCATGACACATAGCGCTTTCTGCTGTGGAGGTTCCCAGCTAGAGCACGTCCACAAAGGCCAGAAGATAGCAGACTACCTATTTCAATTTGTCAATTCATGCAACGTTGCCAGGTTTTATGAGAGAAAATGGATTTGAAGATCTGATTAGTGCACAGGTCACAGTtgcaaaacacacagagctaaaaGCAAACCAAGATTAATGCAATTCTATCAGCTCCTCTTTGAGGCCATTTCTCAGCTATGTAATTAACTTGGAGTTATTCACCAACAGAAAACTTCAAATCAGATAAAGGGATTGATTTTCTTAATTATCCATTTTAgttcactttattattttagtttgttttttttaattccttttaaaGCCAGTTAAATCTGCTTTGTCTGTATATGTCAAAGTTTGCccatcatttcatttcaggttTTTCCATTCAATCAATTCCATTCAGATACCTTAGTAAAAAGATGAAAGGAAAATGAATTTTTCagtctgttctgtttttatggCTTTTTTCTCTATTTGGGGATGGCAACGTTTGATGTGAATGCAGTCTAGCTTAGCtttttcaaaaacataaaaaacacatgctGTTTGTGAGGCAGTCCAGTCTCTGCTTGAGTAGTTCAGCTTTTTACACATATATCGGTTCTTCCCAGTGACAGGGCTCCTGTCTCTGCCTTGTCTCCAAATAACTAgaaaaaatatggaaagaaTATGGATCAGTTGTTCCTTTTCAAGAGATGTCCCTCCTACAGCGTCAGGGATGTTTAAAGAGCATCATCTTAACGTGAACCGCTTTGACAGTCACCTTGAATAGCTAGATTTCTCAGCAGCACAAGGTCACAGTTGCTAGCTTCTCCAGATGAGTTTTGTATCATAATGATCTACAGCAGTGTTTACTTCTGGCCTGTGTGTTGTGGCTCAGTGAATTCAAGCATGGTATTGCGATAACTTGCCACCTGTGCAATAAGTCCATTTGTGAAATTATCTCACTACTAAATAATcaactgttagtggtattataacaaaGAAGCAATTGGGAACAACAGCAACTCAGTCACGAAGTAGTAGACCACATAAAATCACAGTGTGCTGTAAGCGCATGCTGAGGCACACCGTTCACAGAAGTCGTCAACCGTCTGCAGAGTTAATAGCTACAGACCTCCAAACTTCACGTTGCCTTTAGATTAGCTAAAGAACAGTGCGTAGAGAGCTTCATGAAATGGGCTTCCATGGCCGAGCAGCTGCATCCAAGCCTTATATCACCAAGTGCGATGCAAACATTGGAAGCAGTGGTGCAAAGCAGACCACCACTGGACTCTAGAGCGGTGGAGATGTGTTCTTTGCCGTGACCAATCACGCTCCTTTGGAAATCTGATGGATGAGTCTGGGTTTGGTGGTTGCCAGGAGAACGGAACTATGATGAGGGGTTCTTTTTCAGAGTATACcaagacattttggacaatttcaTAGGTAAATAGATGTGCATATAAGTGTATCTAGTCATTGTAGATAAATATATTCTTGTGGAATGGTGTGATTTGTATCTCTTAAGAAGAGTTCTGCAAAATTAGCTTTAATGTGTGTCACAGTATGCTAAGAAATCCAGTCAGATTGTTAAAATCGTTAAaaattgtggcaccctctgaaaaataaatgtgacattttCAGGCTCCACAGACATTCACCGTTTTATACAGATAACCAGCTACAGCCTTTATAGTTATACCTATCTACAGGTTTGTCAGTTGTGCAGTCAACACTGGGACCCAGGAGCTGTTACCTTAGTTTGTCAGAACAGGTTGAAATGGGGAACGTCTTATATGCGCTAATTGGATTGAGTCTGTCTAATCGCTGGGAAGCTGGGAGTGTGTCATGGGCTTAAGATGTTCTGACTGAAATAAAGCTGAAGGACAGGATGTTGTCTCTGATGTCCTGTTGTCTGTCTTTGTGCAAAGGATTAAAAAGCTGAATTTAGCACAAGGCTTTTTAAGAGCAGATTTGCACTTTATTTCTGGATACAGTGTAGTTGTTGACATTTTgggtatttttattaaaacatctattattattagttagcCTTCTTTCTGTACATTTACTATCCTATTGACCAGAATTATTTGTTTTAgcaaatctgttttatttactcCGTACTGTCAAATTCACCACAAATGTAAAAAAGCATTTGCTACTCTATTGTTTATTGAATtacatttgttcatatttttgaGAATCTCCTAATGTCTCCAAAACAGAAGCCTGTTAATGCATGAAAACAAATAGTCTGCTGGATTAGCgactgtaatgtaatataaactCAGTGTAGCAGCTATCGCAATTCCGTTCCTGCTGGAGGTTCAGTGAAGCCTGGACACTCGTCAGCTCCCTGAATTGGATACCAAAATGAAACGTCCCCTTTAATAATACATAGTAATACATGTAACGTTAGTGCTGACGGCTGTTCAATGGGCTGCTCCTCTCGAAATCTCTGCTAGAAGTCCGTGTACTGAAAGAGAACTTTTTTGTCTCTTAATCCTGTATCCTGGATTAGATAAGACTAGCCTGGAAATAGTCATTATCCTGTCTGTTCTTTGTGGAAAGCCACACCGTAACACATATGGTAGTGCCTTCTTTTTGCTCATTAATTCTGTCGCGCGGTTAATGCCAAAGAGCTGGCTGTCAGAAACACAGTTTGGAAACGAGTGGATCAGATCAGAAGCATCAGATCTGATGCTTATGCTGAGGTGTGTTGTTCTCTGATAAATGCAGACATGTGTTGTTTGCTGTTGGCTTCTTCTTATCTTCTTAAGCCTGCTTTCCAAATCCGGCAGTACTGCAGGCTGCTTTTATAAACCGATAATCGGTAGTGTTGACAAGACTTTGTAACTTCTTCAGTATTCTAAGCGAGATTCAAATATCTAGCAGAGTTTTTGTATCGCACAGCTACTTTCCAACgaacagtaaaataattttcaGATGATGTTCCTTCTAATGCTTCAGGGATGTTGACGATAAACGCTTCACAAGTCACCTTGAATTGCGAGATTTCTCAGCAGCTCAAGGTGACAGTTGTCAGCTTCTCCAGATGAGTATTTTATCATAATGAGTGATAGCGGCGCTTACATCTGGCCT
The Tachysurus vachellii isolate PV-2020 chromosome 6, HZAU_Pvac_v1, whole genome shotgun sequence genome window above contains:
- the marchf8 gene encoding E3 ubiquitin-protein ligase MARCH8 isoform X2, with the protein product MNMPLHQISVIPRDVTSSRGSGSSGKAKDKDKDRDKQNEKPLGHSASRSSNISKAGSPTSVNAPCGFSRTSVTPSNQDICSSNACAPAQEQVSQNPAQTAVVLLNSTDKCWPPQSITMTTLCLESSIKPKNKSVFGAEWLSLLKPSVNLRPHDRTLKFSKSLNDVAQKMDGLCSLHFAERTCSDGELRSDTKGDAECGHQAKSLVVKLNHLPPLYPSQHTSYSTTYSYASAHPSDMQKSSNLLRFFFPFSRSSTAGSLPLGELASCAKPSSALLVNEVCSEEMGDDDVFEEEYSGWRLKAGEQHAPLCSLEEDGDLDRCFSPLMEKTGPPSPYSLTGDCCRICHCEGDEDSPLITPCHCTGSLRFVHQACLQQWIKSSDTRCCELCKFEFIMETKLKPLRKWEKLQMTASERRKIMCSVTFHVIAITCVVWSLYVLIDRTAEEIKQGILEWPFWTKLVVVAIGFTGGLVFMYVQCKVYIQLWRRLKAYNRVIYVQNRPETYKKTIFDKPVLMEPNLDNKEGFGPAQSDTNSSQYTETEDYSMEILHV